The Phaeodactylum tricornutum CCAP 1055/1 chromosome 2, whole genome shotgun sequence DNA window TCCAGGTATTTTCGACAGTTTTGAAGATTCGTAAATGGGCTCTGTAGTATCCAAGAAAGCACTTCCTACGACAGAAGACTGTCAATGAAAGGATTTTATTATTAGCAACGTAAGTCCTTCAAAGTCGAGCAGCTTACACTGACACCAGTTCACGATTCCTGGTACAGCACCAACTTTTTTTGAGGTCAAGCTACCTTGCAATCAGCCCAGAATGCAATTGTTCCGCTTTGCTTGACGCTGATTTTGAACAACAAAGCCAGCCTGATTTGATgctcttgactgtgagttatcgtttccatttctccGGTCTGTGCTTTTATATATGCTAAAATTTTCCGCTCAAATTTTGCTTCTAAGAAATAGGATCGATTTGCATTCGCAAAAACGGTATGTGCAGCGGGTTAGCAGCCATATAGCGGATTTGGCAGGGTCTGATCACTGTTTAAGCAAATTTTCTCTTGTATTTATCTCACGTTCTGTTTCGCACAATAGTGGAGCGATGGAAAATGAAATTCATCCCTAACTGACGACCTGTTGTAAATCCAAAAGCGAACACTCCAAGACTATCAGCAATGTTTAGGAGTTGCTTGGttcttcgtttggaaaaaGTGACTGCGGTGAAGGGGAAGTTTTGCTTTTGACTGATGTTATGTTTTATTAGGCTTTCGAGCAGTATGTCACAGTCGCTCGTCGTAGCTCTAAATCGATTTTGCTGCAAGCCTTAACTTGCTACGGGTAACATCTGCGAGGtcctttttcattttgcgtGGTGCGGACATTGTCATGTCAAACTTCGCATGCTGCTGCGTGCATCATATTTTATGTTGGAAATCGTCACATCTCCAGTTTCTATCCGTTCACTTGTCCACTTTCTTATCGCTTAGAGAGCACAATCACCAGTCTCTAGAGAGCACGGTCTTTTAAAAAAGCGTGTTATAGATTACTCACTCGTATGACAGATACGGatagtgacgacgaaaaatTAGCACCTGCGGCTCGTGGAATGGCTGCGGAATCCGGTGGCACTGCGACCGCCGCAGAACCTCACTTTGTCTACAGGCAGCAGTGGCGTTCGTGTCATCCATCAAATCCTGAAACAGTCTCTCGCTTTCAAGAAGAAACGAATGCTTTGAAAATTCCAGAAAAGGCGGCGTATGTACAAGCAATGTCATGCTGCCCTGAAATCGTCCACAGAGAGTCCAATCTGTTACTCTTTCTACGCCATGAGAATTTCAACTTTCCCGCTGCGACCAAACGGCTGGCCCTGCATTGGAAACATCGACTAGAGTATTTTGAAGACAGGGCTTGGCGACCTCTCTTTGACTTTTCGGGGCATGGTGCGTTAACAAGCGACGATATTGCAAAAATAAAACTGGGGTTTCTGGCAAAACTTCCAGCGGATAATGAAGGACGTCCTGTCATTTGCGTCGATCGTAATAGATTGGACGGAATGGGCGATGAGGTGAATTCTGCACGCATGCGCATTCTTTTTTTCTGGCTCTCATTTATTTCCGGCTTTACAAACGTGCAAGATAAAGGGTTCGTTGTACTGAGGGTCACGAGAGGGCAAAGCATTGGGAGAAGCGGGTTGGCAAAAGTTCAAAATTTAGTGCGTGATGCCATGCCACTAAGAATTGCAGCTTTTCATATATGCTCACTACCACCGCCAGGAGGACGAAAATCTTTCTCAGACGTAGTAGTTCCGATTGTTCTTCAGCTGATGCAACGTGCACTAGGAAGGAGGGCTAACGTGCATACAGCATCCACTGGTGCGGAAATGTTAGAGAAGCTTAAACCCTTTGGGTTGAAAAAAGATTCTCTTCCACGCATTGTTGGGGGGTCTTGGAGCTACGAAAAATTGGACGCCATTATTTTGCAGCTTTCGGCAAGGTTCAGAAATGGTGAAGGAGCAACTGCTGATGTACAGAGTAGCGATGCTGGTAACAATATCCGGGCCAATCCTGCTACCGGCGACGAATTTTCGTATTTGACAGACCGAACTGTCTCCATACGGACCAGGCATGTGGAGACACAGAACCGAAAGTTTATGAAGCGAAAAATGGATATGGTTCAACAGAAGCATATGCAATCTGAAGGCGAAAGAAGGTTGTAGATTATGACTGTTCAATCTTTCTCTCATCCTGAGCTCAAGGAAAGACGGATACCCCCTCGTTACATTGATTTCGCCGTCAGTGCCGTAAATCGAGGTTATCCTATGAAATGGCAACAGCTCGACAAATGTGACGCTTCGAGGTTATTGTATCCTTTGTGTCCCTCTACTAGTTCCAAGAATTACCGAAACGCCAGTAGTAAGTGGTACACGTTTCTGCAGAGTCCCAGTCACGGTCCTTGGTAattgctttgcttttggatACTTAAACGCCTTCATGTTCTTGGCTGCTCAAATGAAGGTCGAGCTCTTGTTGACTTATCTGGCCAAGGCTACCTAGATGAAAAAAATCTCGAGTGCACGAGAAATGGATGGGTGGTAAAGCTACGGACGATTCTAGCGGTAAGGCTGTGTTGTGTATGAATTACTCCAGTTTACAAGGCGTATCCTTCTCTGATGTAAATGAAGTGAGGCTTAAAAAAATTGGTCTTTGTCTCAAGTATATTCTCATTGCAGAATGGCCAGATCACCAGAGGTGTAGTATGCATCCGTCATGTTGAGCGCCCTGTTTTAGACGGAGCTTTGAAACCCCGGATGCTGAAATATGTAAAGAAGTAATGTCTGTCAAGGTATAAGGGTTTCATCTATGCTGCTTCCAACTCAAGTTGGAAAATCGGACGCATTCGGATAAGCTGGTCCCTCTTCTCATCAGCTTCTCAAGGCTGCCTTCAGAGGGAAGGATTTTACACTTATTATCGGACGCCACAACAATGGCACCTAAATATTTCCGCATGAGATTGCGTCAAACATAGTACCCGCAAATCTTGGGGCGTGCGATTGTACGGCAACTTTGAGGCTTGTTTGATGCCAGCTGTTCAGTGCAAGATATAAGCTTTGTCGCTTCCGCTGGGCTCGACTGAAAGCCTAATGATAGTCCCGTAGCCAAGGTTCAATGCGTGCACCCGCCTTTGTCTAAGGTCATTATGCTGACGCATGCGAAATTGCGAAAGGGACCAGCTGAGTTGGAGTAGAATGGGAAAGTGCGTAAGACGCAAAATTGCTCGGTTTTCACTAATGTAAACAGCTTTCGCTTGACTGAAGCAACTTCATGAAAGCAGCTCACTAACAGTGGGGGAAGGTACCTACTCGCAGAAACACAAACGATCCCAGATTGATTGCAGCGAATTGGCCTGAATTTCAGAATTGCAAGGGCTATAGCTCTAAAAAAAATTAAAAAAGCAGATATGAAATTGGCGTCGTAAAGAAGTGCGCAAAACATGTTCTCATTCGTTGCAACTGTCTATCAGATTCTTTACTACTGAGACTTGAGACGATCGATTATACTGGCCCATTCGTCGGGTCCCCAGGAACTTTCAGTTCCAAGCACAAGCTTATCTTCAATGACGTGCTTTGGCGTTCCAAATACCCCGTAACCCATGGCGATTTTATGCTCTTCGTAAGCCGGTTTCACTACTTCCGTCCAGTCATGGACGTTGGCAAGAAAGAAATCTTCGTTGAACTTTTCATCGAGAATTCCAGCTTCCTTCGCAATGTCACAGAAGACTGAATCGATTTCGGACATGCGGGCATCGCCAAGAGCCTTGTTGGTGTATCGTTCTTGATTAGCGTAGCATGCGTCAATAAATTTGAATCTGGCGTCAGTTCCTTTGAAATTTTCGATGAGTTTTGCCGCACATTGGCCCGGGAATGCCTGCGGGTGAAAAGCCAAGCTCGTCAAATAGACCGAAAAATCGAATTGGTCCGCGAAACGCTTTTTGATTTCAGGAAATCGCTCCCAGTTTTTTTTCGCAAAGGGGCACTGCAAATCCCAAAATATTTTCCAGCTCTGCTTCGTCATGGGTGCTTTCCCTGGAGGGGACAATGCGTAACaacgagaaaaaaagaaaaagagcaagagCGACACTCGCATAGTCGGTGAAACAAAGTTTCTGGAATCTGAGTGATGATTGTTGGGAATGATGCTGATCTTTTCTAGGGTGGTGGCAAAACGTGGGCCGAGGCAAGATACTTTTTTAGTACCAGATCAGCGAGAATTTGTGGAACCCCCTTGCCATTAAAGCTCATCAGTAGctttttttacagttagcctCAATCACTTctccttcacagtcagtcagctCACAGGTATGGAGCAAACTGATAAAATACTTGCAGGATGGGGACAGAAATGTGAGAAAGAATGGGTTTTAAGAATGTAAGTTGCCATTCCACTTCTTTCGAAATTACGCGCCCAGTTTACGAAACTTATAAAATTAGAAAATACATTCATCGTGCAGGCTCTCTTCGAACCATCAATTACGAAGAGGGCTCTGTGTCTTGCACTCCGCGTTTGTCAACCCGAAACCGTCCGACCTGAGGACTTTCTGTACTTATTCGTTTTGCAGGATGTTTTTCTAGTCGACAATGCGTCTCGCCTCCTGATCGGGCAACTTCCGCCCAGACTTGAATATCGGCTGCCTTCCAGAATTTTCCCAATGCTGGTTTGGGTGTTGATAACCGACCGTCATCACCGCTACGATGTGAGACTGAGCCATTCGTGATAACAACGGCGACCCGGTATCGTCGGGCGACGCGCCGCAGGGTGTTAGAAATGGTAAGGAAGGGCGAGTCGGAGTTCAAACATCCTGAAGCCGAATCGAAAACCAGGAGACAGTTCGGCGCTGCTACAGTTCCAGATTCCAGTGAAAGCTCAATGTCAGCGAGGGCTGCTAACAACTGATGATCGTCTCCCACAGAAAGGAAATCTGTCCTCGTCAGCACATCAAATTGCACTGATTGCGGATAATGCTTGACAAGCTGCGAAAGACGTTGGGCATAGGATCGGAGGCTAGGATTGCTGCTAAGATACCATGTTTTTATGTTTGCGGTAGAGCTGGCAACTTGCAGCGCTACTTGACTTTTTCCACAGCCGGGCGGCCCGGAAAATTGGGTCACATATCCAAAAGGTATTCCTGAATGCGGGTCGCTGCTGTGATTGAGTGTCATTTCTGCCGATGGCGCCACTGAGTACTCTTTAGGAAAAGACAGCAGTCGGTCTAAAGAAAACGAACCAGTAGTCAACGTTGGGAATTCACTTTCTCgtgctttttcttggagCATTTCTAGGACAGAGATTGTGCCGCTGACCCTGAATGGCGAAATTGGGCAATCAGCTTGATCTTTACTTCGTTCGTGGACGTTGTGTAAGAACCGTCCGTATTTAGAAGTCGCAATCAGCGCCTGAGCCACATCGTGTCGTAGATTGTTCGCTTGTGGCAAGGCGATCGGACGTGATCTTGAACCTGTAGAGTCGATGATTCGCAGGCTTCCTGGGTGGCGCGACAATAGTGCCTGTGGCGTTTCAATCGGCTGGAATGGGTTTTGCTGGGTCAGAGTGGACGAGTCTGCTCCGTTATTCGTGGAGGAAGCCGGATTCCTGGGCAAGCCGATGGAGCTGGATTCCGTGACGAGTCGGGTGCGCAGCTCGGGATGCATTTGTATTGATTGGAAGGTTGGCATATTTGCTTTGCGAAAGAAAATGCCGATCTGTCAGTTTCTTCGGAACCGCTTGATGCACTCAGTTTGAGGTTACCGTCCGCTTCGGCAGACTTGCGAATTGTGAGCTCATCTTTGCCGACTTTTAGGTTTGTGCGTCTGTCCCTTACTACGTGATCGATGGTGTCAAGTTACGGTATTTTtgtcttgactgtgagacgaTTTTTTTCAAGCGAAGAAGATCTGTGTGAAACTACTCCTTGTTTTTTAGAGCGCGTTGTACGATTCAGGCGTCGAAGAAGCTTACTCTATTGTGGGGATGGGCCGTACAGTAATTGGAATTCGTTGAACTATTAGTTTTCGAAATACGCTTTCGTCGAAAAAGGGGGGAACGACTCCCGACTTATAATAACAATCGCGTAATCCTCGTTTACATAGCCATTTGACCCGCCTTCTCCTTGACATCTTCAATATCTCCAACCATGTAGAAGGCACCCTCCGGCAAATCGTCGTAGTCTCCATTGATAATCTGGGAAAAGCCGTCAATGGTCTTTTCGAGCGACACAAACTTTCCGGCGGTACCCGTAAAGACTTCGGCGACATGGAAAGGCTGAGACATGAACTTTTGGACCTTACGGGCGCGAGAGACGGTGAGTTTATCGTCTTCGCTGAGTTCGTCCATACCCAGAATTGCGATAATATCTTGGAGGGACTTGTAATCCTGTAGGAGCTTCTGAGTGGAACGGGCAACATCGTAATGGCGCTGTCCGATCACACGGGGATCAAGCATACGGGATGTGGAGTCGAGGGGATCGACAGCAGGGTAAATTCCAAGTTCGGCAATCGAACGAGACAACACCGTCGTGGCGTCCAAGTGAGCAAAGGTGGTGGCCGGGGCGGGATCGGTCAGATCATCAGCAGGCACGTAGACGGCCTGCACGGAGGTAATGGATCCTTTTCCGGTGGAAGTAATACGCTCCTGAAGAGCTCCCATGTCCGTCGCTAGAGTAGGCTGGTAACCGACAGCCGAAGGA harbors:
- a CDS encoding predicted protein: MPTFQSIQMHPELRTRLVTESSSIGLPRNPASSTNNGADSSTLTQQNPFQPIETPQALLSRHPGSLRIIDSTGSRSRPIALPQANNLRHDVAQALIATSKYGRFLHNVHERSKDQADCPISPFRVSGTISVLEMLQEKARESEFPTLTTGSFSLDRLLSFPKEYSVAPSAEMTLNHSSDPHSGIPFGYVTQFSGPPGCGKSQVALQVASSTANIKTWYLSSNPSLRSYAQRLSQLVKHYPQSVQFDVLTRTDFLSVGDDHQLLAALADIELSLESGTVAAPNCLLVFDSASGCLNSDSPFLTISNTLRRVARRYRVAVVITNGSVSHRSGDDGRLSTPKPALGKFWKAADIQVWAEVARSGGETHCRLEKHPAKRISTESPQVGRFRVDKRGVQDTEPSS
- a CDS encoding predicted protein, producing the protein MTKQSWKIFWDLQCPFAKKNWERFPEIKKRFADQFDFSVYLTSLAFHPQAFPGQCAAKLIENFKGTDARFKFIDACYANQERYTNKALGDARMSEIDSVFCDIAKEAGILDEKFNEDFFLANVHDWTEVVKPAYEEHKIAMGYGVFGTPKHVIEDKLVLGTESSWGPDEWASIIDRLKSQ
- a CDS encoding predicted protein, producing MTDTDSDDEKLAPAARGMAAESGGTATAAEPHFVYRQQWRSCHPSNPETVSRFQEETNALKIPEKAAYVQAMSCCPEIVHRESNLLLFLRHENFNFPAATKRLALHWKHRLEYFEDRAWRPLFDFSGHGALTSDDIAKIKLGFLAKLPADNEGRPVICVDRNRLDGMGDEVNSARMRILFFWLSFISGFTNVQDKGFVVLRVTRGQSIGRSGLAKVQNLVRDAMPLRIAAFHICSLPPPGGRKSFSDVVVPIVLQLMQRALGRRANVHTASTGAEMLEKLKPFGLKKDSLPRIVGGSWSYEKLDAIILQLSARFRNGEGATADVQSSDAGNNIRANPATGDEFSYLTDRTVSIRTRHVETQNRKFMKRKMDMVQQKHMQSEGERRL